In Deltaproteobacteria bacterium, a single genomic region encodes these proteins:
- a CDS encoding L,D-transpeptidase family protein — translation MQPRRRPRRRARRPTASFSALCTNNERFSIGAREAQVQPAAQEAAADLFNATEGERAGLRPAGQLLGDDTSGPSCAERVASGEIRPRVERVLVEKSARRLTLWFAGFAVREYRVALGREPVGDKRFARDGRTPEGVYTIDARNPGSEFYRSLHISYPSAADLKAAREAGRDPGGEIMLHGLPNGADWVARDHARFDWTEGCIAVTNEEIDEIWELVADGTPIEIRP, via the coding sequence ATGCAGCCGCGGCGGAGGCCAAGACGGCGAGCGAGAAGGCCGACCGCATCTTTCAGCGCTCTCTGCACAAATAACGAGCGCTTCTCGATCGGGGCGCGGGAGGCGCAGGTGCAGCCGGCGGCTCAAGAGGCCGCGGCTGACCTGTTCAATGCGACCGAGGGTGAGCGGGCGGGGCTTCGCCCCGCAGGCCAGCTACTCGGAGATGACACGTCCGGGCCGAGCTGCGCGGAGCGCGTTGCGTCCGGCGAGATTCGCCCGCGCGTGGAACGCGTGCTCGTGGAGAAGAGCGCGCGGCGCCTCACGCTCTGGTTCGCGGGCTTCGCGGTGCGCGAGTACCGCGTCGCGCTCGGCCGCGAGCCGGTCGGCGACAAGCGCTTCGCGCGCGATGGGCGCACGCCCGAGGGCGTGTACACGATCGACGCGCGCAATCCGGGCAGCGAGTTCTACCGCTCGCTCCACATCTCGTATCCGAGCGCGGCCGACCTGAAGGCTGCGCGCGAGGCCGGGCGCGATCCGGGCGGCGAGATCATGCTTCACGGGCTGCCGAACGGTGCAGACTGGGTGGCGCGCGATCACGCGCGCTTCGATTGGACCGAGGGCTGCATCGCGGTCACGAACGAAGAGATCGACGAGATTTGGGAGCTGGTCGCGGATGGCACGCCGATCGAGATTCGCCCGTAA
- a CDS encoding sigma-70 family RNA polymerase sigma factor, translating to MTELSGRAPSTEALYRTHARELFGLAYRLTGCAADPDEVVQETFVRALAKPPARTEEPWAPWLVRVATNLAIDVVRKRRRRGEDASWLPSPLARDDACELPAPRERAPDVRYATLESATFAFLLALEALTPRQRAALVLRDVCGFSASEAAAVLDASEQSVRVLHHRARKVLGGYDAAPCRPDAELVARHRKALEALVKCLVTRDLAGLTALLRDDVSTTTDAGGEFNALRGVRRGRIGVARFHLRIATSRGVGARILPCTANGLPALAITFARASARQARHVLMRCELDAGGRIAAIHSVLGTRKLARISFAP from the coding sequence ATGACCGAGCTCAGCGGGCGCGCACCCAGCACGGAGGCGCTCTATCGCACGCACGCCCGAGAGCTGTTCGGTCTCGCGTACCGCTTGACAGGCTGCGCGGCTGACCCTGACGAGGTGGTGCAGGAGACGTTCGTGCGTGCTCTCGCGAAGCCCCCCGCGCGCACGGAGGAGCCGTGGGCGCCGTGGCTCGTGCGCGTCGCGACGAATCTCGCGATCGATGTCGTGCGCAAGCGGCGCCGCCGCGGCGAGGACGCGAGCTGGCTGCCGTCGCCGCTCGCCCGCGACGACGCGTGCGAGCTGCCCGCGCCGCGCGAGCGCGCGCCCGACGTTCGCTACGCAACGCTCGAGAGCGCGACCTTCGCGTTCCTGCTCGCGCTCGAAGCGCTCACGCCTCGCCAGCGCGCTGCACTCGTGCTGCGCGACGTGTGCGGCTTCTCGGCGAGCGAGGCAGCCGCCGTGCTCGATGCGAGCGAGCAGAGCGTGCGCGTGCTGCATCACCGCGCGCGAAAAGTGCTCGGCGGCTACGACGCGGCGCCTTGCCGGCCCGACGCGGAGCTCGTGGCGAGGCACCGCAAAGCGCTCGAAGCGCTGGTGAAGTGCCTCGTCACGCGGGACCTCGCGGGGCTCACGGCGCTGCTGCGCGACGACGTCTCCACCACCACCGACGCGGGCGGCGAATTCAACGCGTTGCGCGGCGTGCGCCGCGGGCGCATCGGCGTCGCGCGCTTCCATCTGCGCATCGCGACGAGTCGCGGCGTCGGCGCGCGCATCCTGCCGTGCACCGCGAACGGCCTACCCGCGCTCGCAATCACGTTCGCGCGCGCGAGTGCGCGCCAAGCGCGCCACGTGCTGATGCGCTGCGAGCTCGACGCGGGCGGACGCATCGCCGCAATTCACTCGGTGCTCGGGACCCGCAAGCTCGCGCGCATCTCGTTCGCGCCGTAA
- a CDS encoding MFS transporter: protein MSEKTPRSNASYVLALLSASYVVNYLDRFVFSMLAGPIKAEFAISDGTMGLLLGPAFALLYSGLGVPVAWLADRRSRTQLIAVGMLVWSAFTAYTGIAKTAWQVALARIGVGVGEAAGAAPAHSLIADYFPPERRAFALSVFQLGVPIGSMLGTLMGGLLVEPLGWRGAFFVAGLPGIVLAVLLWTTVREPARAAPRPSSLGSALADFFSSIALLLRIPTFVAIAFGGMLASLAGTGFGSWLPQMFQRSHGMSLASFGMSYGLVNGAAAITGTLLAGFLADRLARLDPRWRLRVAAASVAFSMPILIAICAVPDPKLAIWLSVPSGIVGAGYAPVLFAIAQSLAPARIRAVTSSVLILFITGGGMLFGPWAMGALSDALALRYGAESLRVAMIAVLATMSLGVVSLLLGTRTLLRDLESARMG from the coding sequence GTGAGCGAAAAAACGCCCCGCTCGAACGCGAGCTACGTGCTCGCGCTGCTCTCGGCGAGCTACGTCGTCAACTACCTCGACCGTTTCGTGTTCTCGATGCTCGCGGGTCCGATCAAGGCCGAGTTCGCGATCTCCGACGGCACGATGGGCCTGCTCCTCGGCCCCGCCTTCGCCCTGCTCTACTCCGGCCTCGGCGTTCCCGTGGCGTGGCTGGCGGATCGGCGTTCGCGCACGCAGCTGATCGCCGTAGGCATGCTCGTGTGGAGCGCGTTCACCGCCTACACCGGCATCGCGAAGACGGCGTGGCAGGTGGCGCTCGCGCGCATCGGCGTAGGCGTCGGCGAAGCCGCTGGCGCCGCGCCCGCGCACTCGCTGATCGCCGACTACTTCCCGCCCGAGCGCCGCGCGTTCGCGCTCTCGGTGTTCCAGCTCGGCGTCCCGATCGGCTCGATGCTCGGCACGCTGATGGGCGGGCTGCTCGTCGAGCCGCTCGGCTGGCGCGGCGCATTCTTCGTCGCGGGCTTGCCCGGCATCGTGCTGGCCGTGTTGTTGTGGACGACGGTGCGCGAGCCCGCGCGCGCCGCGCCGCGCCCCTCGTCACTCGGCTCCGCGCTCGCTGATTTCTTCTCGAGCATCGCGCTGCTGCTGCGCATCCCGACGTTCGTGGCGATCGCGTTCGGCGGCATGCTCGCCTCGCTTGCGGGCACAGGCTTCGGCTCCTGGCTTCCGCAGATGTTCCAGCGCTCGCACGGCATGTCGCTGGCGTCGTTCGGCATGAGCTACGGCCTCGTGAACGGCGCCGCCGCGATCACCGGCACGCTGCTCGCGGGTTTCCTCGCCGACCGCCTCGCGCGGCTCGATCCGCGCTGGCGCCTGCGCGTGGCGGCCGCCTCCGTGGCGTTCTCGATGCCGATCCTCATCGCGATTTGCGCCGTGCCCGACCCGAAGCTCGCGATCTGGCTGTCCGTGCCGAGCGGCATCGTCGGCGCCGGCTACGCGCCCGTGCTGTTCGCGATCGCGCAGAGCCTCGCGCCCGCGCGCATCCGCGCCGTCACCTCCTCGGTGCTGATCCTCTTCATCACCGGCGGCGGCATGCTGTTCGGGCCGTGGGCGATGGGCGCGCTCAGCGACGCGCTCGCGCTGCGCTACGGCGCGGAGTCGCTGCGCGTCGCGATGATCGCCGTGCTCGCGACGATGAGCCTCGGCGTGGTGTCGCTCTTGTTAGGGACGCGTACGCTGCTGCGCGATTTGGAGAGTGCGCGAATGGGGTGA
- a CDS encoding energy transducer TonB — protein MKKRSRMTVFALFAALLVCAPAAADLPQFGTFVSAKPVERRNPSYPATAISRWKEGWVVVSYCIDATGAVRDPVIDRSSGAKEFERAALNSIPKWKYEPATLDGAPVEQCATQVRLSFNMEGPLGARQEFAKPWRAAQKLIDANDLAGAEAKLSELVPENNYESARMHFARARIAEKRNDRRAQYEETQSARRFEYGVEKRLKADATRSAFALATNLQLWADALSLYEELKTEYPKELSEPLRNVGEEIAGKVKGDKAIATAGELTCRCDKEAQPALWEARLLRREFGFVDVVGKIERFELRCQGRRFTAKFETAKNWRVPDEWGACRLYVFGDEGAKFRLIEMPDAATAQAQPATKSNEQS, from the coding sequence ATGAAGAAGCGATCGCGAATGACTGTCTTTGCGCTCTTCGCTGCGCTGCTCGTGTGCGCTCCTGCTGCCGCGGATCTGCCTCAGTTCGGCACGTTCGTCTCGGCGAAGCCCGTGGAGCGTCGGAACCCGAGCTATCCGGCGACCGCAATCTCGCGCTGGAAGGAAGGCTGGGTGGTCGTCTCGTACTGCATCGATGCGACCGGCGCCGTGAGAGACCCAGTCATCGATCGCTCGAGCGGGGCGAAGGAGTTCGAACGCGCCGCTCTGAACTCGATTCCGAAGTGGAAGTATGAACCCGCGACGCTCGATGGCGCGCCCGTAGAGCAGTGCGCAACGCAAGTCCGCCTGAGCTTCAACATGGAAGGTCCACTCGGCGCTCGACAAGAGTTCGCGAAGCCGTGGCGCGCCGCGCAGAAGCTGATCGACGCGAACGATCTCGCCGGCGCCGAGGCGAAGCTGAGCGAGCTCGTGCCCGAGAACAACTACGAATCTGCGCGCATGCACTTCGCGCGTGCGCGCATCGCAGAGAAGAGGAACGACCGACGAGCGCAATACGAGGAGACGCAATCCGCGCGACGCTTCGAGTACGGCGTCGAGAAGCGGCTCAAGGCCGACGCGACGCGCTCGGCCTTCGCGCTCGCGACGAACCTGCAGCTATGGGCAGACGCGCTCTCGCTCTACGAGGAGCTGAAGACCGAATACCCGAAGGAGCTGAGCGAGCCGCTTCGCAACGTGGGCGAAGAGATTGCGGGCAAGGTGAAGGGCGACAAAGCGATCGCCACCGCGGGGGAGCTCACCTGCCGCTGCGACAAGGAAGCGCAGCCGGCGCTCTGGGAGGCGCGCCTCCTGCGGCGCGAGTTCGGCTTCGTCGACGTGGTCGGGAAGATCGAGCGCTTCGAGCTGCGTTGTCAGGGGCGACGCTTCACCGCGAAGTTCGAGACGGCCAAGAACTGGCGCGTGCCCGATGAATGGGGCGCGTGCCGGCTCTACGTGTTCGGCGACGAAGGCGCGAAGTTCCGCCTGATCGAGATGCCCGACGCCGCCACGGCGCAGGCGCAACCGGCGACGAAGTCGAACGAGCAGAGCTAA
- a CDS encoding LLM class flavin-dependent oxidoreductase, with the protein MHVGTGIVYQAIGAGRTDREVYQRELALADLAEPLGYDSLWGVEHHFTDYTMCPDVLQHLTYFAGRTSRIQLGSMVVVLPWHDPVRVAEQVAMLDHMSNGRFVFGIGRGLGRVEFEGFGVNQGDSREIFTESAQMLLEGLERGYVEFSGKHIQQARREIRPRPFKSFRGRTYAAAVSPESSEIMARLGVGIMIVPQKPWPHVVRELKAYREIYREVNRADAPPPLLSGWVFIDDDESVAKELAHKYIGRYYRSVVEHYELDGTHLQGLKGYEMYGKIQEKMGAPGGVDAGVEFFTSLHPWGTPKQVYEKIMDARGLIGAEGFVAMFSYGGIPYDVAEQQSKRFAAEVMPKLKAVVPLAEQQVARARPALAGGAISASA; encoded by the coding sequence ATGCACGTCGGCACCGGCATCGTCTATCAGGCCATCGGCGCAGGTCGCACCGATCGCGAGGTGTATCAGCGCGAGCTTGCCCTCGCGGACCTCGCGGAGCCGCTCGGGTACGACTCGCTGTGGGGAGTCGAGCACCACTTCACCGACTACACGATGTGCCCCGACGTGCTGCAGCACCTCACCTACTTCGCGGGGCGCACCTCGCGCATTCAGCTCGGCTCGATGGTGGTGGTGCTGCCGTGGCACGACCCGGTTCGCGTCGCGGAGCAGGTCGCGATGCTCGACCACATGTCGAACGGGCGCTTCGTGTTCGGCATCGGGCGCGGGCTCGGGCGCGTCGAGTTCGAAGGCTTCGGCGTGAATCAGGGCGACTCGCGCGAGATCTTCACCGAGAGCGCGCAGATGCTGCTCGAGGGCCTCGAGCGCGGCTACGTCGAGTTCTCGGGCAAGCACATCCAGCAGGCGCGCCGCGAGATTCGGCCGCGCCCGTTCAAGTCGTTCCGCGGGCGCACGTACGCGGCGGCGGTGTCACCCGAGAGCAGCGAGATCATGGCCCGGCTCGGCGTCGGCATCATGATCGTGCCGCAGAAGCCCTGGCCGCACGTGGTGCGGGAGCTGAAGGCGTATCGCGAGATCTATCGCGAGGTGAACCGCGCGGATGCGCCGCCGCCGCTGCTCTCGGGCTGGGTCTTCATCGACGACGACGAGAGCGTCGCGAAGGAGCTCGCCCACAAGTACATCGGCCGGTACTACCGCTCGGTCGTCGAGCACTACGAGCTCGACGGCACGCATCTACAGGGCCTCAAAGGCTACGAGATGTACGGGAAGATCCAAGAGAAGATGGGCGCGCCGGGCGGCGTCGACGCGGGCGTCGAGTTCTTCACGAGCCTGCATCCGTGGGGCACGCCGAAGCAGGTGTACGAGAAGATCATGGACGCGCGCGGGCTGATCGGCGCCGAGGGCTTCGTCGCGATGTTCAGCTACGGCGGCATCCCGTACGACGTGGCGGAGCAGCAAAGCAAGCGCTTCGCGGCGGAGGTGATGCCGAAGCTGAAGGCCGTCGTGCCTCTCGCGGAGCAGCAGGTCGCGCGCGCGCGGCCCGCGCTCGCAGGCGGAGCGATCTCGGCGAGCGCTTAG
- a CDS encoding energy transducer TonB: MGPDYPRALVERRVEGWSVISFRISTSGNVEDAFVSDSSGEAEIDASVLRAVSKWTYEPGSSARCGVQVRLSLQMGVRTGPNKRLERFDEAFAAGDIAAARAIFDDFHANSLRELTQRELMRAHLARASGDIEGELVALERVARAGLPSRFGPHVERTARNRAARADQLSLDAFVATSSRQASALVAARQYGRAAAIVRGLRELGALPAELVGLAEQLDGLAPGGVDLATPGVARRLGASERAPSHWSSPLTRKRFLLARESGEITRAELCCLDAALEFAPDTLIRVPEGASQCQVQIRGSEGARFTLVEPPSSEATASDSL; this comes from the coding sequence GTGGGTCCCGACTACCCCCGGGCGCTCGTCGAGCGGCGCGTCGAGGGCTGGAGCGTCATCTCGTTTCGGATCAGCACTTCCGGGAATGTCGAGGACGCCTTCGTCTCCGACTCGAGTGGCGAAGCCGAAATCGATGCCTCCGTCTTGCGCGCGGTTTCCAAGTGGACCTACGAACCGGGCTCGTCCGCGCGTTGTGGGGTGCAGGTTCGGCTCTCCTTGCAGATGGGCGTAAGGACCGGACCCAACAAACGCCTCGAGCGATTCGACGAGGCGTTCGCGGCGGGCGACATCGCTGCGGCACGCGCGATCTTCGATGACTTCCACGCAAACTCGCTCCGAGAGCTCACGCAGCGCGAGCTGATGCGCGCACACCTCGCCCGCGCGTCGGGCGACATCGAGGGCGAGCTCGTCGCGCTCGAGCGCGTGGCTCGGGCGGGCCTGCCCTCGCGCTTCGGTCCACACGTCGAAAGAACCGCGCGAAACAGGGCAGCGCGGGCCGACCAGCTCTCCCTCGATGCGTTCGTCGCAACCTCGAGCCGGCAAGCGAGCGCACTCGTCGCCGCGCGTCAGTACGGGCGAGCCGCGGCGATCGTGCGCGGCTTGCGCGAGCTGGGTGCCTTGCCGGCCGAGCTGGTCGGACTCGCGGAACAGCTCGACGGTCTGGCGCCTGGCGGCGTCGATCTCGCAACGCCGGGAGTCGCGAGACGGCTCGGCGCGAGTGAGCGCGCCCCGAGCCACTGGAGCAGCCCGCTCACGCGCAAGCGTTTTCTCCTCGCGCGCGAGAGCGGCGAGATCACTCGCGCCGAGCTGTGTTGCCTCGACGCGGCACTCGAGTTCGCACCGGACACCCTGATCCGCGTTCCGGAAGGCGCCAGTCAGTGTCAGGTGCAGATCCGCGGATCCGAGGGCGCGCGTTTCACGCTCGTCGAGCCGCCCTCCAGCGAAGCGACGGCTTCCGACTCGCTTTGA
- a CDS encoding sterol desaturase family protein, which yields MELPWIALSFLAVIGLERTRWRRLPARFLRPHFAADLTFFATGVVALGLTMRSAAAALGAQLGFAPLAAWPPVAALALALLVYDLGAWLAHRAMHHFAFLWEAHKVHHASPHLDWLAAFRMHPLEHAIRHAISPVLMLLAGFPAAHVAVASILAGGWAAFVHGNLQVGSRALEWLLVTPRLHHLHHIPESCEQNFGAIFSVWDRLARRLTTAPAARDAKLGVPGEEHSHPHGWWAQVRTPFVRAERTLSPQPQSQRAA from the coding sequence ATGGAACTCCCGTGGATCGCACTCTCGTTCCTGGCCGTGATCGGGCTCGAGCGCACGCGCTGGCGACGACTGCCGGCGCGCTTTCTGCGCCCCCACTTCGCCGCGGACCTCACCTTCTTCGCGACCGGCGTGGTTGCGCTCGGGCTCACGATGCGAAGCGCCGCCGCCGCGCTCGGCGCGCAGCTCGGCTTCGCGCCGCTCGCCGCGTGGCCGCCGGTTGCGGCGCTCGCGCTGGCGCTCCTCGTCTACGACCTCGGCGCCTGGCTCGCGCACCGCGCGATGCATCACTTCGCGTTCCTGTGGGAGGCGCACAAGGTTCATCACGCCAGCCCACACCTCGATTGGCTCGCCGCATTTCGCATGCATCCGCTCGAGCACGCGATCCGCCACGCGATCTCGCCGGTGCTGATGCTCCTCGCAGGCTTCCCCGCTGCGCACGTCGCCGTCGCCTCGATCCTCGCCGGCGGCTGGGCGGCGTTCGTGCACGGCAACCTCCAGGTCGGCTCGCGCGCGCTCGAGTGGCTGCTCGTGACGCCGCGCCTGCATCACCTCCACCACATCCCCGAGAGCTGCGAGCAGAACTTCGGCGCGATCTTCTCGGTGTGGGATCGCCTCGCGCGGCGCCTGACGACCGCGCCCGCGGCGCGCGACGCGAAGCTCGGCGTGCCGGGCGAGGAACACAGCCATCCGCACGGCTGGTGGGCTCAGGTGCGCACGCCGTTCGTGCGCGCAGAGCGAACGCTCAGTCCGCAGCCACAGTCGCAGCGGGCTGCGTGA
- a CDS encoding L,D-transpeptidase family protein: MARRSRFARNNSALALAAGLALAGCGSLPRFELAPKPAPAHALENPPPSADLVGRLSFREAKAEDTFVDLAIELGVGYLELAEANQEIDPWVPTAGARLVIPDVHLLPAGAREGIVVNTGDLRLYYFAPGEAPRSYPIGVAKEGFATPQGTTKVTRKQKDPTWYPGPTARRDDPSLKRAVPPGPDNRLGAYALYLGWPSYLIHGTNDPAGVGRNTSRGCIRLYPGHIEELFAAVPIGTKVRVTHEPVKTGWVAGELYLEVHPDRERALAFDQGEKLVREPARDLRALVTKAAGAELARVDWDRVARASLASAGIPVRVTQPAATVAAD, translated from the coding sequence ATGGCACGCCGATCGAGATTCGCCCGTAACAACTCGGCGCTCGCGCTCGCCGCGGGCCTCGCGCTGGCGGGCTGTGGCTCGCTGCCGAGATTCGAGCTCGCGCCGAAGCCCGCGCCGGCGCATGCGCTCGAGAATCCGCCTCCGTCGGCTGATTTGGTCGGGCGCCTCTCGTTTCGCGAGGCGAAGGCGGAGGACACCTTCGTCGATCTCGCGATCGAGCTCGGCGTCGGATACCTCGAGCTCGCCGAGGCGAACCAGGAGATCGACCCCTGGGTGCCGACCGCCGGCGCGCGCCTCGTGATTCCCGACGTGCACTTGCTTCCCGCCGGCGCGCGCGAGGGCATCGTCGTCAACACGGGCGACCTGCGGCTCTACTACTTCGCGCCCGGCGAAGCGCCGCGCAGCTACCCGATCGGCGTGGCGAAGGAAGGTTTCGCGACGCCGCAGGGCACGACCAAGGTGACGCGCAAGCAGAAGGACCCGACGTGGTACCCGGGCCCGACCGCGCGCCGCGACGATCCTTCGCTGAAGCGCGCGGTTCCGCCCGGCCCCGATAACCGCCTCGGCGCGTACGCGTTGTATCTCGGCTGGCCCTCCTACCTCATTCACGGCACGAACGATCCCGCGGGCGTCGGGCGAAACACCTCCCGCGGCTGCATTCGCCTCTACCCCGGGCACATCGAGGAGCTGTTCGCGGCCGTGCCGATCGGCACCAAGGTGCGCGTGACGCACGAGCCGGTGAAGACGGGCTGGGTCGCGGGCGAGCTCTATCTCGAGGTGCACCCCGATCGCGAGCGCGCGCTCGCCTTCGATCAGGGCGAGAAGCTCGTCCGCGAGCCCGCTCGCGACTTGCGCGCGCTCGTCACGAAGGCGGCCGGCGCAGAGCTTGCGCGCGTCGACTGGGATCGCGTCGCGCGCGCCTCGCTCGCGAGCGCGGGGATCCCGGTGCGCGTCACGCAGCCCGCTGCGACTGTGGCTGCGGACTGA